The Frankiaceae bacterium nucleotide sequence CCCCAGGTCGCCCACGTCGCGCGCGAGCCGCTGCGTCGCGAGCCCGAAGCGGATCTCCGCCACCGCCAGCAGCACGCCGACCAGCGTGAGCAGCAGCAGGCCGATCCCCAGCCCGCGGAACGCCAGCCGCTCGTCCCGCAGCATCCGCGTCGCGAGCCGCCCGACCACCCACAGGTAGTACGCAAGGAAGACGAGGAGCAGGGCGACCGTACGCCGCGCCGTGAACGCCCTCACAGCAGCGCGTCGATGCCCAGCGTCAGCCCTGGCCGCGAGGCCACCGCCCGCACCGCGAGCAGCACGCCGGGCATGAACGACGCCCTGTCGGTGGAGTCGTGCCGGATGGTGAGCGTCTCGCCGGCGCTGCCGAGCAGCACCTCCTGGTGCGCCACGAGCCCCGCCACGCGGACGGAGTGCACGGGTACGCCGTCCACCGACGCCCCCCGCGCGCCGTCCAGCGCCGACGACGTCGCGTCGGGCGCGGGCGCACAGCCCGCCGCCGCCCGCGCCGCGGCGATCCGGGACGCCGTCGTCCGCGCCGTTCCGCTCGGCGCGTCGGCCTTGCCCGGGTGGTGCAGCTCGACGATCTCGACGGAGTCGAAGTACGCCGCCGCCTGCTCCGCGAACCGCATCATGAGCACCGCGCCGAGCCCGAAGTTCGGGGCGATGACGACACCGACCGACGGCGCCGAGGCCAGCCAGCCGCGCACGGCCTCCAGCCGGTCGGCGTCGAAGCCCGTGGTGCCGACGACGCAGTGGATGCCGTGGCCGATCGCGAACTCGAGGTTCTCCATCACCGCGTCGGGGTGGGTGAAGTCCACGAGCACGTCGGCGCGCGCGTCGAAGGCGCTGCCCGCGCCGTCGCCCTTGTCCAGCTCCGCGACGAGAATCAGGTCGTCGGCCACTTGGACCGCGCGGCACACCTCCGCGCCCATCTTGCCGCGCGCGCCGAGGACCGCGACGCGCAGCATCAGGCGACCGCGGAGGAGAAGTCGGCGCCGTCGAACGGCCCGATCACCGCGAGCCCCCGCTGCCCCTGGGCGAGCACCTCGTACGCCACCTCGGCGACGTCGTCGGCGGTCACCGCGTCGATCCGGCCGATGACCTCGTCGACGGTGAGCTGCTCGCCGTAGACGAGCTCGCCCTTGCCGAGCCGGTGCATCCGCGACGCCGTGTCCTCGAGCCCGAGCACGAGCGAGCCCTTGAGCTGGCCCTTGCCGCGCGCGATCTCCTCGGCGGTGATGCCGCCGTGCGCGACGGCGTCGAGCTGCTCGCGGCACAGCGAGAGCACCTCGTCGACGCGCGACGGGGCGCAGCCGGCGTAGATGCCGAACAGGCCCGTGTCGGCGTACTGCGAGTGGTAGCTGTAGACGCTGTACGCCAGCCCGCGCCGCTCGCGTACCTCCTGGAACAGCCGCGACGACATGCCGCCGCCGAGCGCGTTGTTGAGGACGCCGAGCGCGAACCTCCGCTCGTCGGCGCGGGCGAGACCGCCCGTGCCGAGGACGAGGTTGGCCTGCTCGGTCGGCCGGCGCGTGACGTGCACGCCGCCGACGACCTTGGGCCCGGAGCGGCCGCCGCGCGGCGCCGCGGGGTCGACGTCACCGGAGAGCACCTCGCCGAATGCCTTCCGGACCAGCCGGACGACCTTCGCGTGGTCGAGGTTGCCGGCCACCGCGACGACGATCTGCGAGGGCTTGTAGCGGCGGCGGTAGTAGCCGTGCACCGACGCGCGCGAGACCTCGGAGATCGACTCGACGGTGCCGAGGACGGGCCGGC carries:
- the dapB gene encoding 4-hydroxy-tetrahydrodipicolinate reductase; amino-acid sequence: MLRVAVLGARGKMGAEVCRAVQVADDLILVAELDKGDGAGSAFDARADVLVDFTHPDAVMENLEFAIGHGIHCVVGTTGFDADRLEAVRGWLASAPSVGVVIAPNFGLGAVLMMRFAEQAAAYFDSVEIVELHHPGKADAPSGTARTTASRIAAARAAAGCAPAPDATSSALDGARGASVDGVPVHSVRVAGLVAHQEVLLGSAGETLTIRHDSTDRASFMPGVLLAVRAVASRPGLTLGIDALL
- a CDS encoding pitrilysin family protein, which codes for MSRTSVRQGSDGTTIRRTVLPGGLRVVTESMPTVRSVAFGIWVGVGSRDESPGLAGASHFLEHLLFKGTKRRGALEIAAVMDAVGGEMNAFTAKEYTCYYARVLDADLPLAVDVVSDMVTSSLITPDDFESERGVILEEIAMHDDAPDDIVHDAFARAIFGDHPLGRPVLGTVESISEVSRASVHGYYRRRYKPSQIVVAVAGNLDHAKVVRLVRKAFGEVLSGDVDPAAPRGGRSGPKVVGGVHVTRRPTEQANLVLGTGGLARADERRFALGVLNNALGGGMSSRLFQEVRERRGLAYSVYSYHSQYADTGLFGIYAGCAPSRVDEVLSLCREQLDAVAHGGITAEEIARGKGQLKGSLVLGLEDTASRMHRLGKGELVYGEQLTVDEVIGRIDAVTADDVAEVAYEVLAQGQRGLAVIGPFDGADFSSAVA